The following are encoded together in the Daucus carota subsp. sativus chromosome 5, DH1 v3.0, whole genome shotgun sequence genome:
- the LOC108219903 gene encoding protein Iojap, chloroplastic produces the protein MEVMCTASYPVANLAGNAIPAEPYRVKATIFRRPNGLSFSGPSNMFEKSVSLSSFRSFSTFSPMAIGSNTSEDTDDMYDDLFKKYGKVVYTRNDQKSPIAEVDDDAESLAFAVAAAKVASDAKAGDIRVLFVKPLVYWTRFFIITTAFSRPQIEAIRHKIKDLAENDYRREVTGDAKPNSWTLLDFGDVVVHIFLPEQRAYYNLEEFYANATQIELPSENRRPSNT, from the exons ATGGAAGTTATGTGCACGGCATCTTATCCAGTAGCCAACTTGGCCGGAAATGCAATTCCGGCTGAACCGTATCGTGTAAAAGCTACAATCTTTAGGAGACCCAATGGGCTTTCCTTCTCTGGCCCATCAAATATGTTTGAAAAATCTGTTTCCTTGAGCTCTTTCAGAAGCTTTTCCACTTTTTCCCCCATGGCTATTGGCTCG AATACAAGTGAAGATACAGATGATATGTATGACgacttatttaaaaaatatgggAAAGTTGTCTATACGAGAAATGATCAGAAATCTCCTATAGCAGAagttgatgatgatgctgaaagCTTGGCGT TTGCTGTAGCAGCAGCCAAGGTTGCAAGTGATGCGAAGGCTGGGGATATTAGGGTTCTCTTCGTGAAGCCTCTGGTGTACTGGACTCGGTTTTTTATAATTACCACCGCATTTTCTCGCCCTCAAATTGAGGCTATTCG TCATAAAATAAAAGACCTGGCCGAGAATGACTACCGGAGGGAGGTAACTGGTGATGCGAAGCCCAACTCATGGACATTACTGGACTTTG GTGATGTAGTTGTCCACATATTTCTTCCAGAACAGCGAGCTTACTACAACCTGGAAGAGTTCTATGCCAATGCTACTCAAATTGAGCTTCCATCTGAAAACAGACGACCATCTAATACTTGA